The following are from one region of the Coffea eugenioides isolate CCC68of chromosome 2, Ceug_1.0, whole genome shotgun sequence genome:
- the LOC113760113 gene encoding uncharacterized protein LOC113760113: MRSTRSRSGRVPSTGAGQTSGAQQDRISEEQGSQRTQPNNEDAIAKMAEFVSDNPNIFEELGRYLKRHWKEKAESSKRRPTKSPEVPSGEDSDEGRLSRSTSRRASSKATSKIASISRAFSRGLLGKKSEDPPRRPGGLAFDYMRAPPFTDDINGEMVPPNFKLPNLHTYDGRGDPEDHLRAFISAFRLYCVPDAVICRAFPIFLHGTARKWFWSLEPGSISSLDELIDRFIPRFVSSRPITKTSAYLLNLQQGQGESLRSYAQRFNEENVQIPDQNEQVTIAAFTNGLVAGIFNTEIHRQYLHTLRELWERVDQGIRSEDVNRMKREAQASRTGQDTRRRKDTGRGEPGPSGTSNQLRDRRSVFDRIVKGRSSTSDAELTPLNSSRSHVLAVMRQNHLGRTPPDIPRRRDKRNSNLYCAYHRDVGHETEDCNDLKREIENLIRQGYLKQFVRKDGSFNRSVSYRENRGPRRENRRDTNMHCRDPEDRREDKQPPCDGSPGYGPNIAGVINTIAGGPTGGDSQNSRKRTYRQAGMEVAEPSSRLSEVITYGPTDPVPAASSSHETLVIEVLTNNYIVKKVYVDSGSSVDVLYYRTFESLKLTREQLTPVRTPLVGFGGHVVHPEGMVSLMVTIGLHPRCRTIPVNFAVVKADSPYNMLIGRPTLNALRAVYSTYHLSFKFPTSAGVAEVSSDVNTARECYLATIQAAVTPRIASRAEEKRPAVLSINCIDPQKAGEPNRLDPGDEVEQVVLDEAKPDQVVQVGAGLPSPLKEEMISLIKDHRDVFAWSADDVVGVPPELMIHQLNVNPQARPVRQKRRHFGPERSKAISDEVDKLLPAKMIHEIQYPTWLSNPVMVKKDIGGWRMCVDFTDLNKACPKDCYPLPSIDTLVDSAMGYEILCFLDAFKGYHQIGMSEEDQEKTAFYIDRGTYCYATMPFGLKNAGATYQRLINRLFKNQIGRNVEAYVDDILIKSLTTSVFLSDVREVFGVLRDSRMKLNPKKCVFGVTSGKFLGYLVSHRGIEANPDKVKAIQDMSSPRNLREVQRLNGRLAALNRFLSQSAEKALPFFKVLKKADQFAWTEECQAAFDKLKQYLHHLPTLASPRPEEKLYLYLSAADKAVSAVLIRDEGTQVPVYYVSRALRGPETRYTQVEKLVLGLVHAARRLKPYFLAHPISVRTNQPLRQILVRPEASGRLTKWAVELGEYDLSYEPRTAIKAQALADFLAELTFTEGRESASAVAEVSTPHLWRLYVDGSSNGDGSGAGLLLEGPQGEVCSYALRFDFSTTNNEAEYEALIAGLQLARRLGAQQIHVRSDSQLVVRQVLGEYEAKDETMQRYLSKVHQLTLLVEVLSEPGYVEEVACPVHSKETWMTPFILFLGQGALPEDRAEARRIQRKAARHALIDGELYKRSYLCPWLRCVTPETGRHVLHEIHEGLCGAHVGHRMLAKKALLLGYFWPSVRQNARDLILGCPSCQVHAPEHHQPSNFMVPITSPWPFEQWGTDIIGPFPRTVGGYTYLVTAVDYFTKWVEAEPLRTITGLAIQKFFWKCIVCRFGIPQVIISDNGRQFAENPFKTWCSNLGIKQHFTSVGHPQANGQAENFNRTLLHGLKTRLHRVGTSWVEELPSVLWSYRTTPRSATQETPFSLTYGAEAVIPAEILTPNPRLAAYAAEVNDEERQLDLDLVDERRDLASARIASYKNTLAHYYNARVRHRRFQPGDVVLRKNSVSRAEPQGKLCPKWEGPYRVVESSLKGYCKLSYRDGSLVPRSWHAENLKLYYA, translated from the exons ATGAGATCCACGCGCTCCAGAAGCGGAAGAGTTCCCTCAACTGGGGCTGGGCAGACCTCGGGAGCCCAGCAAGATCGCATCTCTGAAGAACAAGGGTCCCAAAGGACCCAGCCCAACAACGAGGACGCCATCGCCAAGATGGCCGAGTTCGTATCAGACAACCCCAACATTTTTGAGGAGCTAGGAAGATACCTCAAAAGACACTGGAAAGAAAAAGCCGAATCTTCCAAGAGGAGACCGACGAAGTCTCCTGAAGTGCCCTCAGGTGAGGACTCCGATGAGGGGCGTCTCTCTCGGAGTACCTCTAGGCGCGCCTCCTCCAAGGCGACCTCTAAAATTGCCTCCATCTCCAGGGCGTTTTCCCGGGGACTGTTAGGGAAAAAATCCGAGGACCCGCCTCGGCGCCCCGGGGGCTTAGCTTTTGACTACATGCGGGCCCCGCCCTTCACAGATGACATCAACGGGGAGATGGTGCCCCCAAACTTTAAGCTCCCAAACTTGCACACCTATGACGGCCGAGGTGACCCCGAGGATCACCTCCGCGCCTTCATCTCCGCATTCCGACTCTACTGCGTCCCCGACGCCGTGATTTGTCGGGCTTTCCCCATCTTCTTACATGGGACTGCCCGAAAGTGGTTCTGGAGTTTAGAACCGGGGAGCATTTCCTCCCTGGATGAGCTGATAGACCGGTTCATCCCCCGCTTTGTGTCGTCCCGACCAATAACAAAGACTTCAGCTTACCTCTTGAACCTGCAACAGGGTCAAGGCGAGTCACTTCGCTCATACGCCCAAAGGTTCAACGAGGAGAATGTGCAGATACCTGATCAGAACGAGCAGGTAACTATCGCTGCCTTCACCAACGGGTTAGTGGCCGGGATCTTCAACACCGAAATCCATCGGCAGTACCTCCATACACTTCGGGAGCTCTGGGAAAGAGTGGACCAGGGAATCCGAAGTGAAGATGTAAATCGCATGAAGCGAGAAGCCCAAGCATCTCGTACGGGGCAAGATACCCGGAGGAGGAAAGACACCGGCCGAGGTGAACCAGGCCCAAGTGGCACTTCAAACCAACTCCGAGACCGCCGGAGTGTTTTCGACCGGATTGTGAAAGGCAGGTCGTCCACCTCGGACGCCGAGCTGACCCCGCTCAATTCTAGCCGGTCTCATGTTTTGGCGGTGATGAGGCAAAACCATCTCGGCCGAACCCCTCCTGATATTCCGAGGAGGAGAGATAAGAGGAACTCAAACCTCTATTGTGCCTACCACCGGGATGTTGGGCACGAGACTGAAGACTGCAATGATCTGAAGCGAGAGATCGAGAATTTGATCCGGCAGGGGTACCTGAAGCAATTCGTCCGCAAGGATGGAAGCTTCAACCGAAGCGTCTCCTACCGGGAGAACCGGGGCCCCCGCCGGGAGAACAGGCGGGACACGAACATGCATTGCCGAGATCCCGAGGATCGCAGGGAGGACAAGCAGCCTCCATGCGACGGATCACCGGGCTACGGCCCCAACATCGCCGGAGTGATCAACACGATCGCGGGAGGACCAACGGGAGGAGACAGCCAGAACTCCCGAAAGCGGACCTACCGCCAAGCCGGTATGGAGGTGGCCGAGCCGAGCTCTCGGCTGTCCGAAGTCATCACCTATGGTCCCACTGATCCAGTTCCTGCGGCCTCCAGCAGTCACGAAACTCTCGTGATCGAAGTCCTCACCAACAACTACATAGTCAAAAAGGTCTATGTTGACTCCGGAAGCTCGGTAGACGTCTTGTACTACCGAACTTTcgaaagtttgaaactgaccaGGGAGCAACTCACTCCGGTCAGAACTCCCCTCGTTGGATTTGGGGGACACGTGGTCCACCCCGAGGGTATGGTGTCCCTGATGGTGACCATCGGGCTTCATCCCCGCTGCCGGACTATACCCGTCAACTTCGCGGTGGTCAAGGCAGATTCTCCTTACAATATGTTGATAGGTCGGCCCACGCTCAATGCCTTGAGGGCTGTGTACTCTACCTACCACCTGAGTTTCAAATTCCCGACATCAGCcggggtggccgaggtgagcagTGACGTGAATACTGCCCGCGAATGCTACCTCGCCACCATCCAGGCCGCAGTCACGCCCCGGATTGCGTCGAGGGCCGAAGAAAAGAGGCCAGCAGTCCTCTCCATAAACTGCATCGACCCTCAGAAGGCAGGAGAGCCCAACAGGCTCGACCCTGGGGATGAGGTGGAACAAGTGGTCTTGGATGAAGCGAAACCTGACCAAGTGGTCCAAGTAGGGGCCGGACTCCCCTCACccctgaaagaagaaatgatctCCCTGATCAAGGACCACCGAGACGTCTTCGCGTGGTCCGCAGATGACGTGGTCGGAGTGCCACCCGAGCTCATGATTCACCAACTCAACGTTAACCCACAGGCCCGACCTGTGCGGCAGAAACGAAGGCACTTCGGCCCCGAACGTAGCAAGGCCATATCGGATGAGGTCGACAAGCTCTTGCCAGCCAAGATGATCCACGAGATCCAATATCCCACCTGGCTGTCCAACCCCGTTATGGTCAAAAAGGACATCGGTGGTTGGAGAATGTGTGTGGACTTCACCGACCTCAACAAGGCCTGCCCCAAAGACTGCTACCCTCTGCCGAGCATAGACACCCTCGTCGACTCGGCAATGGGATATGAGATCCTCTGCTTCCTAGATGCCTTCAAAGGGTATCATCAAATAGGAATGAGTGAAGAGGACCAAGAGAAGACGGCGTTCTACATCGACCGAGGTACTTATTGCTACGCTACCATGCCATTCGGGCTAAAGAACGCCGGGGCGACCTATCAACGGTTGATCAACCGACTCTTCAAAAACCAAATCGGCCGCAATGTGGAGGCCTATGTGGACGACATTCTCATCAAGAGCCTAACCACTTCGGTTTTTCTGTCCGATGTGAGGGAGGTCTTCGGCGTCCTGCGGGACTCGAGGATGAAGTTAAATCCCAAGAAGTGTGTCTTCGGTGTCACCTCAGGAAAATTTTTGGGGTATCTGGTTTCCCACCGGGGAATCGAAGCAAACCCCGACAAAGTCAAGGCCATCCAGGACATGTCCTCACCTCGGAACCTCCGAGAAGTCCAGCGACTGAACGGACGCCTGGCTGCACTGAACCGCTTCCTATCCCAGTCCGCAGAAAAAGCTTTGCCCTTTTTCAAGGTGTTAAAGAAGGCCGATCAATTTGCCTGGACTGAGGAGTGCCAGGCTGCCTTCGACAAGCTGAAGCAGTACCTGCACCACCTACCCACCCTCGCTTCACCTCGGCCCGAGGAGAAGCTGTACCTCTACCTCTCCGCAGCGGACAAGGCCGTCAGCGCTGTGCTCATCCGGGATGAGGGCACTCAAGTGCCAGTCTACTATGTCAGCCGAGCTCTCCGTGGGCCGGAGACTCGATACACCCAAGTGGAAAAACTTGTGCTAGGACTGGTCCACGCCGCCCGGCGGCTGAAACCTTATTTCTTAGCTCATCCCATCTCCGTCAGGACCAACCAGCCTCTCCGACAGATACTGGTGCGGCCCGAGGCCTCCGGGCGCCTCACTAAGTGGGCCGTTGAGTTGGGGGAGTACGACCTGTCATATGAGCCGCGCACCGCCATAAAAGCTCAAGCCTTAGCCgacttcttggccgagctcacCTTCACGGAAGGTCGAGAATCCGCTTCCGCCGTCGCCGAAGTGTCCACCCCACACTTGTGGAGGTTATACGTGGACGGATCCTCTAACGGGGATGGCAGTGGAGCAGGACTACTCCTGGAGGGCCCCCAGGGAGAAGTGTGCTCGTACGCCCTCCGCTTTGACTTCTCGACCACTAACAATGAAGCCGAATATGAAGCCTTAATCGCGGGACTCCAGCTAGCCCGCAGGCTCGGCGCCCAGCAAATCCACGTCCGCAGTGACTCCCAACTCGTTGTACGCCAAGTTCTTGGTGAATACGAGGCTAAGGATGAGACCATGCAACGGTACCTctccaaagttcaccaactcACGC TCTTAGTGGAAGTCCTGAGTGAACCAGGATACGTGGAAGAGGTGGCCTGCCCCGTGCACTCTAAAGAAACCTGGATGACCCCGTTCATCCTTTTCTTGGGTCAGGGAGCCCTCCCCGAAGACCGAGCCGAGGCGAGAAGAATACAACGCAAGGCGGCTCGGCACGCTCTCATCGATGGAGAGCTGTACAAACGCTCCTACCTCTGCCCATGGCTGAGGTGTGTCACTCCCGAGACAGGACGTCACGTCCTCCACGAGATCCACGAAGGCCTGTGCGGAGCTCACGTCGGCCACAGAATGCTAGCAAAGAAGGCTTTGCTTCTTGGATATTTCTGGCCCTCTGTTCGGCAAAACGCCCGGGATCTCATTCTCGGCTGCCCTTCCTGCCAAGTCCACGCACCCGAGCATCACCAGCCCTCAAACTTCATGGTTCCCATCACTTCACCCTGGCCGTTCGAGCAATGGGGGACAGACATCATAGGTCCTTTCCCCAGAACCGTCGGGGGTTATACCTACCTGGTAACCGCAGTGGAttacttcaccaagtgggtTGAGGCCGAGCCTTTGAGGACCATCACCGGGCTGGcaattcaaaaattcttttggaaatgcATCGTCTGCCGCTTCGGCATACCTCAGGTCATCATCTCGGATAATGGAAGGCAATTTGCCGAGAACCCCTTTAAAACTTGGTGCTCAAACCTTGGCATCAAACAACATTTCACTTCGGTGGGCCACCCCCAGGCCAACGGTCAAGCAGAAAACTTCAACCGAACTCTCTTGCACGGTCTCAAGACCCGACTCCATCGAGTTGGGACATCTTGGGTGGAGGAACTCCCCAGTGTCCTGTGGTCGTATCGAACCACGCCGAGGTCAGCAACGCAAGAGACCCCCTTCTCTTTGACCTACGGCGCCGAGGCTGTCATCCCGGCCGAGATCCTTACCCCTAACCCTCGGCTAGCAGCCTATGCAGCCGAGGTGAATGACGAAGAGAGGCAGTTGGATCTCGACCTCGTCGATGAGCGAAGGGACCTCGCCTCAGCCCGGATAGCTTCCTACAAGAACACACTGGCACACTATTACAATGCCCGCGTCAGACACCGTAGATTCCAGCCTGGAGACGTGGTTCTCAGAAAAAACTCAGTCAGCCGAGCTGAACCGCAAGGGAAATTGTGCCCGAAATGGGAAGGCCCTTACCGAGTTGTGGAATCTAGCCTTAAGGGATATTGTAAACTGAGTTACCGAGATGGCTCATTAGTGCCGAGGTCTTGGCACGCCGAGAACCTCAAATTGTATTATGCTTGA
- the LOC113760114 gene encoding putative late blight resistance protein homolog R1B-16 — protein MFYEGLNSLRTILKEKPNEFDEKVRDPARVMNCYLEDFISPLSLNAIKDAIQAKDMDIVCSELLEIIQLIDAVITEKCPESSSFNFPKTNGLGFVDSLLEKMMDVTSSEAGSIALIDHPIQKVQEELVCLRSLLREIAELHNEDEEVQAIWNRIVGVAYRIEFLIDSLISGNVLDSSSMSTHSILEEMNIIKAAALKICDSERLGGKVKEVTKRFNHMPQEGSKPIVNDVVVGFKDETASIINQLRNGSRQVKIVSIVGMPGCGKTTLARKVYNDSSVKSHFYERAWCTVSQIYQKRNLLLQILTCIESKLPEDVFKMGEEDLALQVKRRLLKNRYLIVLDDVWDIDAWTGLEASFPDDGNGSRVILTSRLRGVAPQDKLDHEPYSLRQLTPNESWDLLKGKLYPGQDLAPQELCEIRQQVVEMCQGLPLTVVILAGILSRMDRYGWKEAVEGLSSRNVSSTEQCTATLELSYKHLPDTLKACFLYFGGFPEDHEHDTKRLSSLWVSEGFVRKTHLKRSENVANDYLMELISRSLVIVSKPRSIDGVKACRIHDLLYEFCVTKAKEEKLLQLVRRYDDLSAFTVPRYLRRLCIIDSKLEHFENLRLFSPAIRSLLLFSHDEDSCSFDLRLVFHIIKLVRVLDLSQIYLEDTFPRELELLVHLRYLAILDSGGEVPASISNLTNLETLIWRSSVHWSVSLPDTIWNLKKLRHLELIDEANKYFCFVFPRDNLDNSSQLHDVDFLSCLSLDLRENISKLLRKFPNIRKLRCSVNLEPDVEYHVAMDCLSQLESLSLSRDLQYGDRQYHIDFQFPLTIKKLTLSYVGMPWSKMAAIGNLPNLEVLKLLEEAFEGETWEMEAEKFPNVRFLKLASLNIVKWTASSEYEYEDQDYFPRLQKLALESCDALQEIPSCLGNSSTLEIIEVSKCPNCTSSLEEIQEEQRSNGCTDLKILIS, from the coding sequence ATGTTTTACGAGGGGCTAAATTCCTTGAGAACCATTTTGAAGGAGAAGCCGAATGAGTTTGATGAGAAAGTGAGAGATCCTGCTCGAGTAATGAACTGTTATCTAGAAGATTTTATTTCCCCTCTCTCTCTGAATGCAATCAAAGACGCCATACAAGCCAAGGATATGGATATTGTGTGTTCTGAGTTATTGGAAATAATTCAGCTCATCGATGCAGTAATCACAGAGAAGTGTCCAGAATCATCATCATTCAATTTTCCTAAGACCAATGGTCTGGGCTTTGTTGATTCCCTTCTAGAAAAGATGATGGATGTGACAAGTTCTGAGGCTGGCTCGATTGCTTTGATCGATCATCCAATTCAAAAAGTCCAGGAAGAACTTGTTTGTTTACGCTCTTTGCTGAGGGAAATTGCGGAGCTGCACAACGAAGATGAGGAGGTCCAGGCAATTTGGAATCGTATTGTTGGGGTGGCATATAGGATAGAGTTTCTTATTGACTCCTTAATAAGTGGAAATGTCTTAGATTCTTCTTCAATGTCGACTCATTCCATTTTAGAAGAAATGAACATCATTAAAGCTGCGGCCTTGAAGATTTGTGATAGCGAAAGACTTGGTGGAAAAGTTAAGGAAGTAACGAAGAGATTCAATCACATGCCACAAGAAGGAAGTAAGCCAATAGTCAATGATGTGGTGGTGGGATTCAAGGATGAGACGGCATCCATAATCAATCAACTCAGAAATGGATCACGCCAAGTGAAAATTGTTTCCATTGTGGGTATGCCGGGATGCGGTAAGACAACTTTGGCTAGAAAAGTGTACAATGATTCTTCAGTGAAGTCCCATTTTTATGAGCGTGCTTGGTGTACTGTTtctcaaatatatcaaaagagAAATCTATTGCTTCAAATTTTGACTTGTATTGAGTCCAAGCTTCCTGAGGATGTTTTTAAGATGGGTGAAGAAGATCTGGCTCTTCAAGTCAAAAGACGTTTGCTGAAAAACAGATATCTCATTGTTTTGGATGATGTATGGGACATTGATGCATGGACCGGATTGGAAGCCTCATTCCCTGATGATGGAAATGGAAGTAGAGTTATCTTGACAAGTCGGCTCCGTGGTGTTGCTCCGCAAGACAAACTCGACCATGAACCATATTCTCTTCGTCAACTCACTCCTAATGAGAGCTGGGATTTGCTAAAAGGGAAGTTATATCCTGGACAAGATTTGGCTCCCCAAGAACTATGTGAAATTCGACAGCAAGTCGTGGAAATGTGTCAAGGACTACCTCTTACGGTTGTCATTCTTGCCGGAATTCTCTCAAGGATGGACCGATATGGTTGGAAAGAAGCTGTGGAAGGTTTAAGTTCAAGGAATGTTTCTAGTACGGAACAGTGTACCGCTACATTAGAGCTGAGTTACAAACATTTACCAGATACTTTGAAGgcatgttttctttattttggaggCTTTCCAGAAGACCATGAACACGATACCAAGAGGTTGAGTTCTCTATGGGTCTCTGAAGGATTTGTTCGAAAAACTCATCTCAAGAGATCAGAGAATGTGGCCAATGATTACCTGATGGAACTTATTAGCAGAAGCTTAGTCATAGTTTCCAAACCAAGATCCATTGATGGGGTCAAAGCTTGTCGCATTCACGATTTGTTATATGAGTTTTGTGTGACAAAAGCCAAAGAAGAAAAGCTTTTGCAGCTGGTACGTAGGTATGATGACTTGTCTGCTTTCACTGTGCCACGCTACCTACGCCGCTTATGCATTATTGATTCTAAGCTCGAGCACTTTGAGAACTTGAGGTTATTTTCTCCTGCCATACGCAGTCTATTATTATTCAGTCACGATGAAGACAGTTGTAGTTTTGACCTTCGATTGGTTTTTCACATCATCAAACTTGTCAGAGTGTTAGATTTGAGCCAAATTtatctagaagacacttttcctaGAGAACTAGAATTGCTTGTTCACTTGCGATACTTGGCAATTCTAGATTCTGGCGGTGAAGTCCCAGCATCAATAAGCAATCTCACGAACTTGGAAACTTTGATTTGGCGAAGTTCTGTTCATTGGTCAGTTTCACTACCAGATACCATATGGAACCTGAAGAAACTAAGGCATTTAGAACTAATTGATGAGGCCAAcaaatatttttgttttgttttccctAGAGACAATCTTGACAACTCGTCACAGTTGCATGACGTAGATTTCTTGTCTTGTTTGTCTCTCGATCTTAGGGAAAACATCAGTAAGCTGTTGAGAAAGTTTCCAAATATCCGCAAGCTGAGATGCTCTGTCAATCTCGAGCCAGATGTTGAATATCATGTAGCAATGGATTGTCTAAGTCAGTTGGAATCACTCAGTCTGAGTCGCGACCTCCAATACGGTGATCGGCAATATCATATAGATTTCCAATTTCCTTTGACTATTAAAAAGTTGACCCTGTCTTATGTTGGCATGCCGTGGAGCAAAATGGCAGCAATTGGAAATCTGCCAAATCTTGAGGTGCTCAAATTACTCGAGGAAGCCTTTGAGGGGGAAACATGGGAAATGGAAGCAGAGAAGTTCCCTAATGTTCGCTTCTTGAaattagcttccttgaacattGTGAAGTGGACAGCCTCCTCCGAGTATGAGTACGAGGACCAGGACTATTTTCCTCGTCTCCAGAAGTTAGCGTTGGAAAGCTGTGATGCATTGCAGGAGATCCCTTCTTGTCTGGGAAATAGTTCAACTCTTGAAATAATCGAGGTGTCAAAATGTCCCAACTGTACCAGTTCATTGGAGGAAATTCAGGAAGAGCAAAGAAGCAATGGATGTACCGatctgaagatccttatctcATAA